The following coding sequences lie in one Treponema socranskii subsp. buccale genomic window:
- a CDS encoding HD domain-containing protein yields MAEYQYINCRNLLSLPNEIASVFSTLGVPPRLYAHSLLVHDVANKLLEKLNGTWKNLNINKDLVLFGAAGHDIGKSVYINELSEEGHRHEREGFRLLRSLGFSEEKSQFAASHALWSESSTLEELAVSLADKIWKGSRVPDLEDLAVAKIAAVTNRERWEVFRSLDTVIQAIARDSDKRLFFQNNFSAITL; encoded by the coding sequence ATGGCGGAATATCAGTATATAAATTGTCGAAATCTGCTTTCTCTTCCGAATGAGATTGCATCCGTTTTCAGTACTCTCGGAGTTCCGCCAAGGTTATACGCTCATTCGCTGCTTGTTCACGATGTTGCAAATAAATTGCTTGAAAAGCTAAACGGTACGTGGAAAAATCTGAACATCAATAAAGATCTCGTCTTATTCGGTGCAGCCGGTCACGACATAGGAAAAAGCGTTTACATCAACGAACTTTCGGAAGAAGGGCATAGGCACGAACGGGAAGGTTTTCGCCTTTTACGGTCTCTCGGTTTTTCCGAAGAAAAATCACAATTTGCCGCCTCTCATGCTTTGTGGTCCGAAAGTTCAACGCTTGAAGAACTTGCGGTTTCACTTGCCGATAAAATCTGGAAGGGCAGTCGTGTGCCGGATTTGGAAGATTTGGCGGTCGCAAAAATCGCAGCCGTAACAAACCGTGAACGCTGGGAAGTTTTCCGTTCCTTGGATACTGTCATTCAAGCAATCGCAAGAGATTCCGACAAACGATTATTTTTTCAAAATAATTTTTCCGCTATCACGCTATGA